One window of Mesoplodon densirostris isolate mMesDen1 chromosome 15, mMesDen1 primary haplotype, whole genome shotgun sequence genomic DNA carries:
- the DYNLL1 gene encoding dynein light chain 1, cytoplasmic codes for MCDRKAVIKNADMSEEMQQDSVECATQALEKYNIEKDIAAHIKKEFDKKYNPTWHCIVGRNFGSYVTHETKHFIYFYLGQVAILLFKSG; via the exons ATGTGTGACCGAAAGGCCGTGATCAAAAATGCCGATATGTCGGAGGAGATGCAACAGGACTCGGTGGAGTGTGCTACTCAGGCATTGGAGAAGTATAATATAGAGAAGGACATTGCGGCCCATATCAAGAAG gaGTTTGACAAGAAGTACAACCCCACCTGGCACTGCATCGTGGGGAGAAACTTCGGTAGTTATGTGACACATGAAACCAAACACTTCATCTACTTCTACCTGGGCCAAGTGGCCATTCTCCTGTTCAAATCTGGTTAA